The following coding sequences lie in one Synechococcus sp. PCC 7336 genomic window:
- a CDS encoding PEP-CTERM sorting domain-containing protein, translated as MPEPITIVGTLFALSGGAVLRRRQNRSG; from the coding sequence GTGCCCGAACCCATCACGATTGTCGGCACTCTCTTTGCCTTGAGTGGTGGAGCGGTTTTGCGCCGCCGCCAAAACCGCTCTGGTTAA